Proteins encoded by one window of Clostridium cagae:
- a CDS encoding 8-oxoguanine deaminase, producing MNKTLFIKNIKSLISCDENDSVYEDINIFVENGVIKYIGKDLYEANETIDATNMLVYPGLINTHHHLYQTFTRNLPQVQKLELFPWLIYLYEIWKGIDSEIIRYSSLVGMGELMKNGCTTCFDHHYVFPKSEEEKLIDTQFSVAKELGIRMHASRGSMSLSKKDGGLPPDSVVQNIDKILYDSERLVKKFHNPNKFSMSQVSLAPCSPFSVTSELMKETANLARRLGVRLHTHLAETIDEERFISEKFGMRPLEYMKSLGWVGEDVWYAHGIHFNDDELKILAKTKTGVAHCPISNMKLSSGIAKIPQMIKLGIPVGLAVDGSASNDGSNLLEEIRVCYLLHRLNSSKDAPTGYEILKLATRGSAKVLGRNDIGELSVGKAADLFMINSKRLEFVGTQFDPKSILGTVGIKGNVDYTIVSGEVVVKEGKLVNIDEEKITYEANKSVERLISKA from the coding sequence GTGAATAAAACACTATTTATTAAAAACATTAAATCATTAATAAGTTGTGATGAAAATGATAGTGTGTATGAAGACATAAATATTTTTGTTGAAAATGGAGTTATTAAATATATAGGAAAAGATTTATATGAAGCAAATGAAACTATAGATGCAACAAATATGTTAGTTTATCCAGGACTTATAAATACTCACCATCATTTATATCAAACATTTACTAGAAATTTACCTCAGGTACAAAAACTTGAATTATTTCCTTGGTTAATATATCTATATGAAATTTGGAAGGGAATAGATAGTGAAATTATTAGATATAGTTCTTTAGTTGGAATGGGAGAACTGATGAAAAATGGATGTACTACTTGTTTTGATCATCATTATGTATTTCCAAAATCTGAGGAAGAAAAATTGATAGATACTCAATTTAGTGTAGCCAAAGAATTGGGAATAAGAATGCATGCATCAAGAGGAAGTATGTCGTTAAGTAAGAAAGATGGTGGATTACCGCCGGATTCAGTGGTTCAGAATATTGATAAAATATTGTATGATTCTGAAAGATTAGTTAAAAAATTTCACAATCCTAATAAATTTTCAATGAGTCAAGTTTCACTTGCTCCTTGTTCTCCATTTAGTGTAACTAGTGAATTAATGAAGGAAACAGCAAATTTAGCGAGACGGTTAGGAGTACGATTGCATACTCATTTAGCAGAAACAATTGATGAAGAAAGATTTATATCCGAGAAATTTGGAATGAGACCTCTTGAATATATGAAGAGTTTAGGTTGGGTTGGAGAAGATGTTTGGTATGCTCATGGTATACATTTTAATGATGATGAACTAAAAATTTTAGCAAAAACCAAAACAGGAGTGGCACATTGCCCAATCTCAAATATGAAATTATCATCAGGAATAGCAAAAATACCACAAATGATTAAATTAGGTATTCCAGTTGGATTAGCTGTTGATGGTAGTGCTAGCAATGATGGTTCTAATTTATTAGAAGAAATAAGAGTTTGTTATTTATTACATCGATTAAATTCAAGTAAGGATGCTCCAACAGGATATGAAATACTTAAACTTGCAACAAGAGGAAGTGCAAAGGTACTTGGAAGAAATGATATTGGAGAACTTAGTGTAGGTAAAGCAGCAGATTTATTTATGATTAATTCTAAAAGACTGGAATTTGTAGGAACTCAATTTGATCCTAAATCAATACTTGGAACAGTTGGGATTAAAGGAAATGTAGATTATACAATAGTCTCAGGAGAAGTAGTAGTAAAAGAGGGTAAACTTGTTAATATTGATGAAGAAAAGATAACTTATGAGGCTAATAAATCAGTTGAAAGACTTATAAGTAAAGCATAA
- a CDS encoding 4Fe-4S binding protein has translation MADLKVNILGMEFDNPIFTAAGPGAKDGELCVLAVKGGAGGLVTKTISEKPADVPRPCMAKTNAGFLNTELWSELPKEQWIEKEYKRAKEAGVPMIVSMGYTADQIKKVAPLVKPYADAVELSTHYVGTDIAPIVDAMKAAKAALDCPVFMKMSPHTDIQKIAKALEDAGADGLVMINSVGPCMAIDVETGYPIMGSQTGYGWLSGSSVKPVAIRNIYDASKVIKIPIIGVGGVTCGRDAAEMLMAGAQSVQVCTEAILKGPSIYGKIAKELNDFLDSHGYKDVNEIIGLAHKKCEERNFRTESIAPTVKQDVCIKCGICKTSCVYDAIEVSNELIIDSKKCFGCGLCVTRCPKNALSMQYK, from the coding sequence ATGGCAGATTTAAAAGTTAATATACTCGGAATGGAGTTTGATAATCCAATATTCACAGCAGCGGGACCCGGTGCAAAAGATGGAGAATTATGTGTTTTAGCAGTAAAAGGGGGGGCTGGTGGATTAGTTACAAAAACAATATCTGAAAAGCCAGCAGATGTACCAAGACCTTGTATGGCAAAAACAAACGCAGGTTTTTTAAATACAGAACTTTGGTCAGAGCTTCCAAAAGAGCAATGGATAGAAAAGGAATATAAAAGAGCAAAAGAAGCAGGCGTTCCTATGATAGTAAGTATGGGATATACTGCAGATCAAATAAAAAAAGTTGCACCTTTAGTAAAACCATATGCAGATGCTGTTGAGCTATCAACTCATTATGTTGGAACTGATATTGCTCCAATAGTTGATGCAATGAAAGCGGCAAAAGCAGCACTTGACTGTCCTGTATTTATGAAAATGAGTCCTCATACAGATATTCAAAAAATAGCTAAAGCATTAGAAGATGCAGGTGCAGATGGACTTGTAATGATAAATTCAGTAGGACCTTGTATGGCAATTGATGTGGAAACTGGATATCCAATTATGGGAAGTCAAACAGGATATGGATGGTTATCGGGTTCATCAGTAAAACCAGTAGCTATTAGAAATATTTATGATGCTTCTAAGGTAATAAAGATACCAATAATAGGAGTTGGAGGAGTTACTTGTGGAAGAGATGCTGCGGAAATGTTAATGGCAGGAGCACAATCTGTACAAGTATGCACAGAGGCTATTTTAAAAGGACCAAGTATTTATGGAAAAATTGCAAAAGAATTAAATGATTTCTTAGATAGCCATGGATATAAAGATGTAAATGAAATAATAGGACTTGCTCATAAAAAATGTGAGGAAAGAAATTTTAGAACAGAGTCAATAGCACCTACTGTAAAACAAGATGTTTGTATAAAATGTGGGATTTGTAAAACAAGTTGTGTATATGATGCAATAGAAGTTTCAAATGAGCTAATCATTGATAGTAAGAAATGTTTTGGATGTGGATTATGCGTAACTAGATGTCCCAAAAATGCATTATCAATGCAATATAAGTAA
- a CDS encoding RidA family protein produces the protein MKKIINTQNAPEAIGPYSQGVIIDKLVYTSGQLPINPKTKVLETEIKKATKQSIENCKAILEEAGTNLENVIKTTVFVKDLNDFSAVNEVYAKFFTQNFPARSCVQIAKLPMDAPVEIEVIATL, from the coding sequence ATGAAAAAAATAATTAATACACAAAATGCACCAGAAGCAATTGGACCATATTCACAAGGAGTAATTATAGATAAGTTAGTATATACATCTGGACAATTACCTATAAATCCAAAGACAAAGGTATTAGAAACAGAAATAAAAAAGGCAACTAAGCAAAGTATAGAAAATTGTAAAGCTATTTTAGAAGAAGCAGGAACAAATCTTGAGAATGTAATTAAAACTACAGTTTTTGTAAAAGATCTAAATGATTTTTCAGCTGTAAATGAAGTATATGCAAAATTTTTTACACAAAATTTCCCCGCAAGAAGTTGTGTGCAAATTGCTAAATTACCTATGGACGCTCCAGTAGAAATAGAGGTAATTGCTACATTATAA
- a CDS encoding nucleoside-triphosphatase, whose amino-acid sequence MYKNILITGKIQCGKSTLINKILNELTIPYSGYRTVPYYEKEEKAGYYIESVNLKSELKEKISVNTSNISSLKCNVFVKGFDIIGVEILKNSIEDKVSKIILLDEIGILEKCSPKFIEEINNCLNNEKLVIGVLKKKNDEFLNGISERKDTFIIDIEEKTDEERQIIKKQVIEYIENAFIG is encoded by the coding sequence ATGTATAAAAATATATTGATTACAGGAAAAATACAATGTGGAAAAAGCACATTAATTAACAAAATACTTAATGAATTGACTATACCCTATTCAGGATATAGAACAGTACCTTATTATGAAAAAGAAGAAAAAGCTGGTTATTATATAGAGTCGGTTAATTTGAAAAGTGAATTAAAAGAAAAAATTTCAGTAAATACATCAAATATATCATCACTCAAATGTAATGTTTTTGTTAAGGGTTTTGATATTATAGGTGTAGAAATTTTAAAAAATAGTATAGAAGATAAAGTTTCTAAAATAATTTTACTAGATGAGATTGGGATTTTAGAAAAATGTTCTCCAAAGTTTATAGAAGAAATTAATAATTGCTTAAATAACGAGAAGTTAGTAATTGGAGTTTTGAAAAAGAAGAATGATGAGTTCTTAAATGGAATAAGCGAAAGAAAAGATACTTTCATAATAGATATAGAAGAAAAGACAGATGAGGAAAGACAAATTATTAAAAAACAAGTTATTGAATATATAGAAAATGCATTTATAGGGTAA
- the xdh gene encoding selenium-dependent xanthine dehydrogenase: MFKFILNGQEKSVDENKKLLKYLRDDCNITSVKNGCSEGACGTCMVIVDGKAIKACVLTTEKVNGKTITTIEGFTDREREVFAYAFTEAGAVQCGFCIPGMVISAKALFNRTLEPTMEDVKKALIGNICRCTGYVKIEKAIMMAAEIFRKNKEVPKVSCKGLIGEPMARVDARDKTLGLGEYTDDIRIEGMVYGAALRSKYPRALVKSMDITEAENLKGVIKIVTAEDIPGQRYLGHLKKDTPALIKVGEETRYLGDAVALVAAETEEIAKEALKYIKVDFEELKPLSSPIEALKDDAPKIHEGGNILVHEHLVRGNADEAIKSSKYVVTNKYSVPFTEHAFLEPEAAVAVPDGEDGLIVYTGTQSIYDDLREIGSLLNLGEDKLRIISEYVGGGFGGKEDMSCQHHTALLAYLIKKPVKMCLTRQESIMVDTKRHAMEMEFTTACDENGKLTAMKAEIIADTGAYASLGGPVLQRACTHAAGPYNYQNMVVDGIAVYTNNTPGGAFRGFGVTQSAFATECNLNQLAEMVGIDPFEIRMLNAIRPGEVLANGQIADEGTALVETLEAVKDSYYSNKYAGIACTFKNAGVGVGIPDTGRCKVKVIDGKVHIRTSAACIGQGVGTVVVQVVGEILGIPASQIVYETPDTRITPNSGTTTASRQTVFTGEATRIASLKLKEALKGKSLQELEGTEFLGEYIGITDKMGSPKENPVSHVAYGFATQVVIIDEKGKLVKVVAAHDVGKAINPKNVEGQIEGGVVMGLGYGLTEDYIIENSVPKVKFGTLGLLRATQVPEIVPIIIEKNTQELSFGAKGVGEITCIPTAPAVQGAYYKLDGIFRRELPLKNTFYKKIKK; the protein is encoded by the coding sequence TTGTTTAAATTCATTCTTAATGGACAGGAAAAAAGCGTTGATGAAAATAAAAAGCTTTTAAAATATTTAAGAGATGATTGTAATATAACATCTGTAAAAAATGGATGTTCAGAAGGTGCATGCGGAACCTGTATGGTTATAGTTGATGGAAAGGCTATTAAAGCTTGTGTTCTTACTACTGAAAAGGTGAATGGTAAGACAATAACAACAATAGAGGGATTTACAGATAGAGAAAGGGAAGTATTTGCTTATGCATTTACTGAGGCTGGTGCAGTTCAATGTGGATTCTGTATACCAGGTATGGTTATTAGTGCTAAGGCTTTATTTAATAGAACTTTAGAGCCAACAATGGAAGACGTTAAGAAGGCTTTAATTGGTAATATATGCAGATGTACAGGGTATGTAAAAATAGAAAAAGCTATTATGATGGCAGCAGAGATATTTAGGAAAAATAAAGAGGTACCTAAAGTTTCCTGTAAAGGTTTAATAGGCGAGCCAATGGCAAGGGTTGATGCAAGGGATAAGACTTTAGGTTTAGGTGAATATACTGATGATATAAGAATTGAGGGAATGGTTTATGGAGCTGCATTAAGAAGTAAATATCCTAGAGCTTTAGTAAAGAGCATGGATATAACGGAAGCAGAAAATTTGAAGGGTGTAATTAAGATTGTGACTGCAGAGGATATTCCAGGACAAAGGTATTTAGGACATTTAAAGAAGGATACTCCAGCGTTAATAAAAGTAGGAGAAGAAACAAGGTATCTTGGAGATGCAGTGGCTTTAGTTGCAGCAGAAACAGAAGAGATAGCAAAAGAAGCACTAAAATATATAAAAGTTGATTTTGAGGAATTAAAACCATTATCATCTCCAATAGAAGCTTTAAAAGATGATGCTCCAAAGATACATGAAGGTGGAAATATTTTAGTACATGAACATTTAGTAAGAGGAAATGCTGATGAAGCTATAAAAAGTTCTAAATATGTTGTTACAAATAAGTATAGTGTTCCATTTACCGAACATGCTTTTTTAGAACCAGAGGCAGCTGTTGCAGTTCCTGATGGAGAAGATGGATTAATAGTTTATACAGGAACTCAAAGTATATACGATGACTTGAGGGAGATAGGATCTTTATTAAATTTAGGTGAAGATAAGTTAAGAATTATTTCAGAATACGTAGGGGGAGGATTTGGTGGTAAGGAAGATATGAGCTGCCAACATCATACTGCATTGCTTGCATATCTTATTAAAAAGCCAGTAAAGATGTGTCTTACAAGACAAGAGAGTATCATGGTTGATACTAAAAGACATGCCATGGAAATGGAATTTACAACAGCTTGTGATGAAAATGGAAAATTAACTGCTATGAAAGCAGAAATAATAGCAGATACAGGTGCATATGCATCTCTTGGAGGACCAGTTCTTCAAAGAGCATGTACTCATGCAGCAGGTCCATATAACTATCAAAATATGGTTGTTGATGGAATTGCTGTTTATACAAATAATACTCCAGGTGGGGCATTTAGAGGATTTGGAGTAACTCAATCAGCATTTGCAACTGAATGTAATTTAAATCAATTAGCGGAGATGGTAGGTATAGATCCTTTTGAAATTAGAATGTTAAATGCAATAAGACCAGGTGAAGTTCTAGCAAATGGTCAAATTGCTGATGAGGGTACTGCATTAGTTGAAACATTAGAAGCTGTTAAAGATAGTTACTATAGTAACAAATATGCAGGAATAGCATGTACATTCAAAAATGCAGGTGTAGGAGTAGGGATACCTGATACAGGAAGATGTAAGGTTAAAGTTATAGATGGAAAAGTTCATATCAGAACATCTGCAGCTTGCATTGGACAAGGAGTAGGAACAGTAGTTGTTCAAGTTGTAGGTGAAATTTTAGGAATACCTGCTTCACAAATAGTTTATGAAACCCCAGACACAAGAATAACTCCAAATTCAGGAACAACAACAGCATCAAGACAAACTGTATTTACAGGAGAAGCAACAAGAATTGCATCATTAAAATTAAAAGAAGCATTGAAAGGCAAATCATTGCAAGAGTTAGAGGGAACAGAATTTTTAGGAGAGTATATAGGAATTACAGATAAAATGGGTAGTCCTAAAGAAAATCCAGTAAGTCATGTTGCTTATGGATTTGCAACTCAAGTTGTTATTATTGATGAAAAAGGAAAACTCGTAAAAGTAGTTGCGGCTCATGATGTAGGAAAAGCAATAAATCCTAAGAATGTAGAAGGTCAAATTGAAGGTGGCGTTGTCATGGGATTAGGTTATGGACTAACAGAGGATTATATAATAGAAAATTCAGTTCCTAAAGTTAAATTTGGAACATTAGGACTTTTAAGAGCAACTCAAGTACCTGAAATTGTACCTATTATAATAGAGAAAAATACACAAGAGCTATCTTTTGGTGCCAAAGGGGTTGGTGAAATAACCTGTATACCAACAGCACCTGCAGTTCAAGGTGCTTATTATAAATTAGATGGAATATTTAGAAGAGAATTACCCTTGAAAAATACATTTTATAAGAAAATAAAAAAATAA
- a CDS encoding NCS1 family nucleobase:cation symporter-1, with protein MNRFQSNNGEIVNLTSIGIAEIGKYKTVYTNDTRPINIEDRDWSAWNIMTLWIGIMVSIPVYMLASGLIASGMNWWQALITIVLGHTIVIVPATLLGHAGTKYGISYPLLSKLVFGPNGNVFPTMVRALLGCFWFGIQCWIGGTAINSLIGAIISSWNNWAPHLFICYFIFLILNLYIGATGSKAVKFMEDYSAPILVLMGIAVIVWAYKISGGFNLLLTHNVAQGNGGSFLKSFFPALTAMIAFDGTIALNISDFTRHAKSQKAQITGQFIGAPIMTAFIVFVGICGTVASAIAFGEPIWNPADLVSKFNNPVIVVMFSIFIMLATLTTNVAANLVAPGIIFSNLFSKKITYKKAIMIIGVIAVLVQPWRILNDPNNYIFEVNGILATFLGPMAGIYLASYWLEHKAKIELVDLYRTDGGEYYYNKGWNYKAIIILFTITVFLLLGRVIRPLKIFYDNSYVLGMIISIVIYTVYLVKAKKYN; from the coding sequence ATGAATAGATTTCAAAGTAATAATGGTGAAATAGTTAACTTGACATCTATTGGAATAGCAGAAATAGGAAAATATAAAACAGTTTATACTAATGATACAAGGCCAATAAATATAGAGGATAGGGATTGGTCAGCCTGGAATATAATGACACTCTGGATAGGTATTATGGTTTCAATACCAGTTTATATGCTAGCTAGCGGACTTATTGCTTCTGGAATGAATTGGTGGCAAGCTCTTATAACAATAGTATTAGGACATACTATTGTTATAGTACCAGCAACATTATTAGGACATGCAGGTACTAAGTATGGTATAAGCTATCCATTACTTTCTAAATTAGTTTTTGGACCTAATGGTAATGTATTTCCAACTATGGTTAGGGCATTACTAGGATGTTTTTGGTTCGGAATACAATGTTGGATAGGTGGAACTGCAATAAATTCTCTAATTGGAGCCATTATATCATCATGGAACAATTGGGCCCCACATTTATTTATATGTTACTTCATTTTTTTAATATTGAATCTTTATATAGGTGCTACAGGTTCAAAAGCAGTAAAATTTATGGAAGATTATTCAGCACCTATTTTAGTATTAATGGGTATTGCAGTTATAGTATGGGCATATAAGATATCTGGAGGATTCAATCTATTACTAACCCATAACGTAGCACAAGGAAATGGAGGTAGTTTTTTAAAGTCATTTTTTCCAGCATTAACAGCTATGATTGCATTTGATGGAACTATAGCTTTAAATATTTCAGATTTTACTAGACATGCAAAATCACAAAAAGCACAAATAACAGGTCAATTTATTGGAGCGCCAATAATGACAGCTTTTATAGTTTTTGTTGGTATATGTGGAACTGTTGCATCTGCTATTGCATTTGGTGAACCAATTTGGAACCCGGCAGATTTAGTTTCAAAGTTTAACAATCCTGTTATTGTAGTAATGTTTTCTATTTTTATTATGTTAGCTACATTAACAACAAATGTAGCTGCAAATTTAGTAGCACCAGGGATAATATTTTCTAATTTATTTTCTAAAAAGATAACTTATAAAAAAGCAATAATGATTATAGGTGTAATAGCTGTTCTGGTTCAACCATGGAGAATATTAAATGATCCTAATAATTATATATTTGAAGTAAATGGTATATTGGCAACATTTTTAGGACCCATGGCTGGAATTTATTTAGCATCATACTGGTTGGAGCATAAAGCTAAGATAGAATTAGTAGATTTATATAGAACAGATGGAGGAGAATATTATTATAATAAAGGTTGGAATTACAAAGCTATAATAATTTTATTTACAATTACTGTTTTCTTATTGCTAGGAAGAGTTATTAGACCACTTAAAATTTTTTATGATAATTCATATGTTTTAGGTATGATAATAAGCATTGTAATTTACACTGTATATTTAGTGAAAGCAAAGAAATATAATTGA
- the hydA gene encoding dihydropyrimidinase translates to MSLLIKNGTIATASDIYDGDIYIEDGIIKEIGINIIKKADEIIDAKGKYVIPGGVDVHTHLNLDVGIAVANDDFYTGTVAAAFGGTTTIVDHMGFGPKGCNLKHQIDVYHGYAKGNAVIDYSFHGVIQHVNDNIINEMEKIVEEEGVPSFKLYLTYDYMIDDEGVLRVLKRLKDLQGVATIHCENHGSIKLLREKYVSNGLKSVKYHPLSRPVESEAEAINRMINMASIVEDAPLYIVHLSSGLGLDYIKMAKERGEKVYAETCPQYLILDESKYNLPNNEALKYTISPPLRSKSDIEKLWKGINEGDIQTIATDHCPFSLSKDKQMGKDDFTKCPNGAPGIEERISLIFSEGVMKGRINLNKFVELCCTNPAKMFGLYPKKGTIQVGSDGDIVIIDPEREVTLTNSNLHSNVDYSAYEGIKVKGYPVITISRGQIIVKDNKFIGQKGYGKFIKRSKVDLDNI, encoded by the coding sequence ATGTCTTTATTAATAAAAAATGGAACTATAGCAACTGCTAGTGATATTTATGATGGAGATATTTATATAGAAGATGGTATTATAAAGGAAATTGGTATTAACATTATAAAAAAAGCAGATGAAATAATTGATGCTAAAGGTAAATATGTTATTCCAGGTGGAGTAGATGTTCATACTCATTTAAATTTAGATGTAGGAATTGCTGTTGCAAATGATGATTTTTATACAGGGACAGTAGCGGCTGCATTTGGAGGAACAACAACTATTGTAGATCATATGGGATTTGGTCCTAAAGGATGTAATTTGAAACATCAAATCGATGTTTATCATGGGTATGCAAAAGGGAATGCAGTAATAGATTATAGTTTTCATGGTGTTATTCAACATGTAAATGATAATATTATTAATGAGATGGAAAAAATAGTCGAGGAAGAAGGAGTACCTAGCTTTAAACTTTATTTAACATATGATTATATGATTGATGATGAAGGTGTACTTAGAGTCTTAAAAAGACTAAAAGATTTACAAGGAGTTGCAACTATTCATTGTGAAAATCATGGAAGTATAAAACTTTTAAGAGAAAAGTATGTTAGTAATGGACTTAAGAGTGTTAAGTATCATCCTTTAAGTAGACCTGTTGAGAGTGAAGCAGAAGCAATTAATAGAATGATAAATATGGCATCAATAGTAGAAGATGCACCTTTATATATAGTTCATTTATCATCAGGATTAGGATTAGATTATATAAAAATGGCAAAAGAAAGAGGAGAAAAAGTATATGCAGAAACATGTCCTCAATACTTAATATTAGATGAAAGTAAATATAATCTTCCAAACAATGAAGCATTAAAATATACAATTAGTCCTCCATTAAGATCTAAAAGTGATATAGAAAAGTTATGGAAAGGAATTAATGAGGGGGATATACAAACAATAGCAACAGATCATTGCCCGTTTTCTCTTAGTAAAGATAAACAAATGGGAAAAGATGATTTTACTAAGTGTCCTAATGGGGCTCCTGGAATAGAAGAAAGAATTTCACTTATATTTTCAGAAGGAGTTATGAAAGGTAGAATCAATTTAAATAAATTTGTAGAGTTATGTTGTACAAATCCAGCTAAAATGTTTGGATTGTATCCTAAAAAAGGAACTATACAAGTAGGTTCAGATGGAGATATAGTAATAATTGATCCAGAAAGGGAAGTTACATTAACAAACTCTAATTTACATTCTAATGTAGATTATTCTGCATATGAAGGGATAAAGGTAAAAGGCTATCCAGTAATAACTATTTCACGTGGTCAAATAATAGTTAAAGATAATAAATTTATAGGGCAAAAAGGATATGGAAAATTTATCAAAAGATCAAAGGTAGATTTAGATAATATCTAA
- a CDS encoding nucleoside deaminase, protein MQKKDIMDLCVEKCKEGMLNLDGGPFGAAIVKDGEIIALANNTVISTNDPTAHGEVNAIRQACSKLSTFDLTGCELYTTSEPCPMCMSAIIWANISKVYYGCTVKDAADIGFRDEHILNFLKGDCTNKKVLDLEQIDKSNCMTAFKMWINNQNKTSY, encoded by the coding sequence ATGCAAAAAAAAGATATAATGGATTTATGTGTGGAAAAGTGTAAAGAAGGCATGTTGAATTTAGACGGTGGACCTTTTGGTGCTGCAATTGTAAAAGATGGAGAGATAATAGCTCTCGCCAATAATACAGTTATTAGTACCAACGATCCCACAGCTCATGGAGAAGTGAATGCAATAAGACAAGCCTGTAGCAAATTATCTACATTTGATTTAACCGGATGTGAATTATATACAACATCTGAACCATGCCCAATGTGTATGTCAGCAATAATATGGGCTAACATATCAAAAGTTTATTATGGTTGCACTGTTAAAGATGCTGCTGATATAGGATTTAGAGATGAGCATATATTAAACTTCTTAAAAGGTGATTGCACTAATAAAAAAGTTTTAGATTTAGAACAAATCGATAAATCAAATTGCATGACTGCATTTAAAATGTGGATAAATAATCAAAATAAAACAAGCTATTAA